The following proteins are co-located in the Camelina sativa cultivar DH55 chromosome 12, Cs, whole genome shotgun sequence genome:
- the LOC104731359 gene encoding uncharacterized protein LOC104731359, with amino-acid sequence MAAPIAIGTRGTIGSLVRKEIDYFKNSNTCKETQFDPRRGISKENTKKSHQRRDLSSSRLSSWFSKANWRKKKRQSRGGSGKFLPSMCSVVEVSGENRVPGFNYKILKSDHDKSLRV; translated from the coding sequence ATGGCTGCTCCAATCGCCATAGGTACACGAGGAACTATAGGATCGCTTGTGCGTAAAGAAATTGACTACTTCAAAAACTCCAATACATGTAAAGAAACTCAGTTCGATCCACGGAGGGGGATTTccaaagaaaacaccaaaaaatcTCATCAAAGAAGAGATCTCTCATCATCACGGCTGAGTTCTTGGTTCTCTAAAGCCAactggagaaagaagaagcggCAGAGTCGTGGTGGCAGTGGCAAGTTTCTGCCGAGTATGTGTTCGGTTGTGGAGGTTTCCGGTGAGAATCGAGTTCCGGGTTTCAACTATAAGATCTTGAAGAGTGATCATGACAAGAGTTTGCGTGTGTAG